One window of Desulfovibrio subterraneus genomic DNA carries:
- a CDS encoding M23 family metallopeptidase: MSKPKSIALTLFLIILLGAVGGGGYLLLKDQQAPLITVTPGDGRLSKNSSLEISLADQASGLKNLTVLIRKNTTTTIIYQQDWMDRLPERKEVINLSSIDLKEGAFELIVKASDGSYAAFGKGNTATREYSYRLDTTPPRVSVITMPPYVRRGGVGVIAYSVSEETSSTGVQVGDTFFPGYQQSSGNYLCFFAFPYYLTVDEYKPRLIAKDMAGNAYDRPAAVYPLDREFTSDRINLSESFLSTKMPEFEQEFPGEMTHLERFLKVNRDMRVANRASLISIGLQTSPEMLWKGPFLRLPNAANRARFAEKRTYVYNGVEVDQQFHLGHDLASTRHAPVPAANDGKVVFADTMGIYGQVVIVDHGLGLQTLYAHLSEFAVQPGQNVLKGDIVGKTGITGMAGGDHLHYGVLASGIPVTPLEWFDSHWIQDNINGRLN, encoded by the coding sequence ATGTCCAAGCCCAAAAGTATCGCACTGACCCTGTTCTTGATCATATTGCTAGGCGCCGTAGGTGGTGGGGGCTACCTTCTGCTCAAGGACCAGCAGGCTCCTCTTATTACCGTAACGCCGGGGGACGGACGCCTGAGCAAGAATTCCTCTCTGGAAATATCTCTTGCCGATCAGGCTTCCGGCCTGAAGAACCTTACTGTTCTCATCAGAAAGAACACCACGACAACCATCATCTACCAGCAGGATTGGATGGATCGTCTGCCCGAACGCAAGGAAGTGATCAACCTCTCTTCCATTGACCTTAAAGAAGGTGCCTTCGAGCTTATCGTGAAAGCTTCTGACGGCTCCTACGCCGCCTTCGGCAAGGGCAATACCGCTACCCGCGAGTATTCCTACCGGCTGGATACAACCCCGCCCCGCGTTTCCGTCATCACCATGCCGCCTTATGTGCGACGTGGCGGCGTGGGCGTTATCGCCTATTCCGTATCCGAGGAAACCTCCTCCACCGGTGTTCAGGTCGGAGATACCTTCTTCCCCGGTTACCAGCAGAGCTCCGGCAACTACCTCTGCTTCTTCGCATTCCCTTATTATCTGACCGTGGACGAATACAAGCCGCGTCTCATTGCCAAGGATATGGCAGGCAACGCGTATGATCGCCCCGCTGCCGTGTATCCGCTTGATCGCGAATTCACTTCCGACCGCATCAACCTGAGCGAATCCTTCCTTTCCACCAAGATGCCTGAGTTTGAGCAGGAATTCCCCGGTGAGATGACGCACCTTGAGCGCTTCCTGAAGGTCAACCGTGACATGCGCGTTGCAAACCGTGCATCGCTTATCTCCATCGGTCTGCAGACCTCTCCTGAAATGCTCTGGAAGGGCCCCTTCCTGCGTCTTCCCAACGCTGCCAACCGCGCCCGCTTCGCGGAAAAGCGCACCTATGTGTACAACGGCGTGGAAGTTGACCAGCAGTTCCACCTTGGTCATGACCTCGCTTCTACCCGCCATGCTCCCGTGCCTGCGGCAAACGACGGCAAGGTCGTATTCGCCGACACCATGGGCATTTACGGTCAGGTTGTCATCGTTGACCACGGCCTTGGCCTGCAGACCTTGTATGCTCACCTTTCCGAATTTGCCGTGCAGCCCGGCCAGAACGTGCTCAAGGGTGACATTGTAGGCAAAACCGGTATCACCGGCATGGCCGGCGGAGACCATCTCCACTACGGTGTTCTTGCTTCCGGCATTCCTGTCACTCCTCTGGAGTGGTTCGACTCCCACTGGATTCAGGACAACATCAATGGCCGCCTGAATTAG
- a CDS encoding CBS domain-containing protein has protein sequence MLYVSDLMSTNLFTLKQTDSLKTARSLMSLARIRHIPIVDESGFFLGLLTHRDLLSSTVSRFADVGQDVQDEIDAGIPVSEIMRTDVLTVTPDTRLRSAAEILFNHKYGCLPVVEKDRLVGILTEADFLKLTITLMDAVEAL, from the coding sequence ATGCTGTACGTCAGCGATCTCATGTCAACCAACCTGTTCACACTGAAGCAGACGGATTCGCTCAAGACTGCCCGTTCACTCATGAGCCTTGCCCGTATACGGCATATCCCGATAGTGGACGAGTCCGGCTTCTTTCTGGGATTGTTGACCCACAGAGATCTGCTCTCCTCCACTGTATCCCGTTTTGCGGATGTGGGGCAGGATGTGCAGGATGAAATTGATGCCGGAATACCGGTGAGCGAGATAATGCGTACGGATGTACTTACCGTTACTCCGGACACACGGTTACGCAGCGCTGCGGAAATATTGTTCAACCATAAATACGGCTGTCTGCCGGTTGTGGAAAAAGATCGTCTTGTCGGCATTCTTACCGAAGCCGATTTTCTCAAGCTGACCATTACCCTTATGGACGCTGTTGAAGCATTGTAA
- a CDS encoding protein-L-isoaspartate(D-aspartate) O-methyltransferase gives MRRNRERMIREQLEARGITDPRVLSAMRKIPRHLYVQEALRLQAYEDHPLPIGYGQTISQPYIVAYMSEQLETAPGMSVLEIGTGSGYQATVLAEMGLDVYSVERLRELHFATQKLLRELKYYHIRLKLDDGTMGWPEMGPFDRIIVTAGGPTIPEPLVHQLADPGMLLIPVGKNKRMQQLVRIRKQDGDVTLERLCGVQFVDLVGTHGW, from the coding sequence ATGCGGCGTAACCGCGAGAGAATGATACGCGAACAGCTTGAGGCCCGTGGCATAACTGATCCACGGGTGCTTTCTGCCATGCGCAAGATTCCTCGGCACCTGTATGTGCAGGAAGCGCTGCGGCTGCAGGCGTATGAAGATCATCCGTTGCCCATTGGCTACGGACAGACCATTTCGCAGCCGTATATCGTCGCCTATATGTCTGAGCAGCTGGAAACCGCACCGGGCATGAGCGTGCTGGAAATCGGTACCGGCTCAGGGTATCAGGCAACCGTTCTCGCGGAGATGGGGCTGGATGTCTATTCCGTCGAACGCCTGCGCGAGCTGCACTTCGCCACTCAGAAGCTTCTGCGCGAACTCAAGTACTATCATATACGACTCAAGCTGGATGACGGCACTATGGGGTGGCCTGAAATGGGCCCGTTTGACCGCATCATAGTAACGGCTGGCGGACCGACTATTCCCGAACCGCTCGTGCACCAGCTTGCTGATCCGGGCATGTTGCTCATTCCCGTGGGCAAGAACAAGCGCATGCAGCAACTTGTCCGCATTCGCAAGCAGGACGGTGATGTAACCCTTGAACGTCTGTGCGGCGTTCAATTTGTAGATCTGGTTGGAACCCATGGATGGTAA
- a CDS encoding YqaA family protein yields MVTPLGIMQKYLDKLWRVSESQGALRVLAAVSFTESIFFPLPPDLLLIPMALAKRKQAFRLAAICLFTSLLGGILGYGIGYFFMDVVGMPIIHFYGLDDKYLVIKEWYDTYSAWAVAAAGLTPIPYKLCTLTAGAFKIDFWVFIIASTISRGVRFFAIAGLIYMFGEQARYFLEKRFDLVLLATLILGIAGFVVIRYL; encoded by the coding sequence ATGGTAACGCCTTTGGGCATAATGCAAAAATATCTGGATAAGTTATGGCGGGTTTCCGAATCGCAGGGTGCGCTTCGTGTGCTCGCCGCAGTTTCATTCACCGAATCAATTTTTTTTCCGCTTCCGCCGGACCTGCTGCTGATTCCCATGGCTCTGGCCAAGAGAAAGCAGGCCTTCCGACTTGCGGCCATATGCCTTTTCACCTCACTGCTCGGCGGTATTCTGGGGTATGGAATAGGCTACTTTTTCATGGATGTGGTGGGCATGCCCATCATCCACTTCTATGGTCTTGATGACAAATATCTTGTCATCAAGGAATGGTACGATACATACAGCGCATGGGCGGTAGCTGCAGCAGGGTTGACCCCCATTCCATACAAGCTGTGCACGCTTACTGCCGGTGCCTTCAAAATAGATTTCTGGGTGTTCATCATTGCCTCTACCATCAGCCGCGGGGTGCGTTTTTTTGCCATAGCCGGACTGATATACATGTTTGGTGAACAGGCCCGCTATTTTCTTGAAAAACGCTTTGATCTGGTGCTGCTGGCCACCCTCATTCTCGGCATAGCCGGTTTCGTGGTCATACGGTATCTGTAG
- a CDS encoding Mrp/NBP35 family ATP-binding protein, producing the protein MSSCSGCSSSGGIQPGAEIKASAKQNIQDALISSTLDKIRYKLFIMSGKGGVGKSSVTVNTAAALAAKGYKVGILDVDIHGPSVPNLLGATQLGLEADRGGLLNPAQVNENLWVVSMDSLLKDKDTAVLWRGPKKTAAIRQFVSDVNWGELDFLLIDSPPGTGDEHMTVLKTIPEALCVVVTTPQEISLADVRKAINFLQYANANVLGVVENMSGLACPHCGGEITLFKKGGGKELAERYGLEFLGSVPLDPATVVAADKGVPVVMLEEESHAKAGFLNLADNIIAALDSSLEAISSSNA; encoded by the coding sequence ATGTCTTCATGCAGTGGGTGTTCATCATCGGGCGGCATTCAGCCCGGTGCAGAAATAAAGGCAAGTGCCAAGCAGAATATTCAGGATGCCCTGATTTCTTCAACGCTGGACAAGATTCGCTACAAGCTTTTCATCATGAGTGGCAAGGGCGGGGTGGGCAAAAGCTCAGTAACCGTCAATACTGCTGCAGCCTTGGCCGCCAAAGGCTACAAGGTTGGTATCCTTGATGTGGACATCCACGGCCCCAGCGTACCGAACCTGCTTGGCGCAACCCAGCTCGGACTTGAAGCGGACCGCGGCGGCCTGCTCAACCCTGCGCAGGTGAACGAAAATCTGTGGGTTGTTTCCATGGACTCCCTGCTCAAAGACAAGGACACAGCCGTTTTGTGGCGCGGCCCCAAGAAAACCGCTGCCATCCGCCAGTTTGTTTCCGACGTGAACTGGGGTGAGCTTGACTTTCTGCTCATCGATTCCCCTCCCGGCACCGGCGATGAGCACATGACCGTGCTCAAGACCATTCCTGAAGCCCTGTGTGTGGTCGTAACCACCCCGCAGGAGATTTCGCTGGCCGACGTGCGCAAAGCCATCAACTTCCTGCAGTATGCAAACGCAAACGTTCTCGGTGTGGTTGAGAACATGAGCGGACTTGCCTGTCCCCACTGTGGCGGCGAGATTACGCTGTTCAAGAAGGGTGGAGGCAAGGAACTTGCTGAACGGTACGGGCTTGAGTTTCTCGGCAGCGTGCCGCTGGACCCTGCGACCGTTGTGGCCGCCGACAAGGGCGTGCCTGTTGTCATGCTTGAAGAAGAGTCGCACGCCAAGGCCGGTTTCCTTAACCTTGCAGACAACATCATAGCCGCGCTGGATAGCAGTCTGGAAGCAATTTCCAGTTCCAACGCCTAG
- a CDS encoding lytic transglycosylase domain-containing protein — MQSRNHGRSSLARKTLAVFVVSAALQVAAFTVSKAETIYYWKDPSGIYHFYKSPPKGFVPRVKKESARRQSSYKSLSKRQIDRLADLFGKRHKVDASLVKAVIEVESDYNPKVVSSAGAQGLMQIMPETQKDLGLDNPFDPVENVEAGVRYLRMMLDRFKDVRLALAAYNAGPLTVEKYGGIPPFAETRKYVTKVLKRYRYNRSKVRQNVQPSK; from the coding sequence ATGCAAAGCCGCAACCACGGCAGGAGCTCGTTAGCGCGAAAGACCCTGGCGGTCTTCGTGGTCAGTGCAGCCCTGCAGGTTGCGGCTTTTACTGTTTCCAAAGCGGAGACAATCTATTACTGGAAAGACCCTTCGGGCATATATCACTTTTACAAGTCACCACCCAAAGGCTTTGTGCCGAGAGTAAAAAAGGAATCTGCCCGCAGGCAGTCGTCATACAAGTCTCTCTCCAAGAGGCAGATAGACAGGCTGGCAGATTTGTTCGGAAAAAGGCACAAGGTAGATGCCAGCCTCGTAAAGGCTGTCATAGAGGTGGAGTCGGACTACAATCCGAAGGTTGTCTCTTCAGCAGGTGCACAGGGGCTCATGCAGATAATGCCTGAAACCCAGAAGGATCTAGGGCTGGACAATCCTTTCGACCCGGTGGAGAATGTGGAAGCCGGTGTGCGCTATCTGCGCATGATGCTTGACCGCTTTAAAGATGTGCGGCTGGCTCTGGCCGCATACAATGCCGGTCCTTTAACTGTGGAAAAATACGGTGGCATCCCTCCCTTTGCGGAAACAAGGAAGTATGTTACCAAGGTGCTGAAACGATACCGGTACAACCGATCAAAGGTCAGACAGAATGTTCAACCTAGCAAATAA
- the pgsA gene encoding CDP-diacylglycerol--glycerol-3-phosphate 3-phosphatidyltransferase — protein sequence MFNLANKITIARILIVPFIVLLMYFPGKITGLIAFFLFFVASATDMLDGFIARREGQVTSFGKFLDPLADKLLISSVLIMLTYHEWVPAWITIVIICRELIVTGLRAMAADEGIVIAADRYGKIKTILQMFACAPLILHDPLFGIPMQPIGEILLYIALVLTVFSGGNYLYGFYGNWLRETAKG from the coding sequence ATGTTCAACCTAGCAAATAAGATTACAATAGCCCGCATTCTTATAGTTCCCTTCATTGTTCTGCTGATGTATTTTCCCGGCAAGATTACCGGTCTGATTGCTTTTTTCCTCTTCTTTGTGGCCTCGGCAACCGACATGCTCGACGGCTTCATAGCCAGAAGGGAAGGGCAGGTAACCAGTTTTGGCAAGTTCCTTGATCCGCTTGCGGACAAACTGCTTATCAGCTCCGTCCTTATCATGCTGACCTACCATGAGTGGGTTCCTGCATGGATAACCATCGTCATTATCTGCAGAGAGCTTATCGTGACGGGGCTTCGCGCCATGGCTGCCGATGAAGGTATTGTCATTGCCGCAGACAGGTACGGCAAGATAAAGACCATCCTTCAGATGTTTGCCTGCGCGCCGCTCATCCTTCACGATCCGTTGTTCGGCATTCCCATGCAACCCATTGGAGAGATTCTTCTTTACATCGCTCTTGTTCTCACTGTATTTTCTGGTGGAAACTACCTGTACGGTTTTTACGGAAACTGGTTGCGGGAAACCGCCAAAGGGTAG
- a CDS encoding FtsB family cell division protein: MFWKRVILGCLITLNIFLFVRMLVSDQGFFSYRELKSDYITLEAQLAEVQQKNLELSQEIRLLQSDADYIERVIRQRLNFVKDNEILYIFPDATKVGTAGAAQDEGKD; encoded by the coding sequence ATGTTCTGGAAACGCGTAATTCTCGGGTGCCTTATCACCCTGAACATTTTCCTTTTTGTTCGCATGCTGGTCAGCGACCAGGGCTTTTTCTCATACAGAGAGCTCAAGTCTGACTATATCACTCTTGAGGCACAGCTGGCGGAAGTGCAGCAGAAGAATCTGGAACTGAGCCAGGAAATACGCCTGCTCCAGTCTGATGCCGACTACATTGAAAGAGTGATACGGCAGCGCCTTAATTTCGTTAAGGACAACGAAATTCTGTATATTTTTCCGGATGCAACAAAAGTGGGTACAGCAGGAGCCGCGCAGGATGAAGGCAAAGATTAA
- a CDS encoding tetratricopeptide repeat-containing protein, protein MKAKIKWYQEVLELEPSSKVFFPLARLFADNDQYSEAVATLKQGLERHPEHFEARMLLIDCLGRIGAKDKLAEEIASVGLVLSKYPSFWKNWASEQAASPDGKDAALALSFLSATFSNSSISWSSIIEQGLRSVLHGNPAAMPAAAQAAVVQTPISAPAAVSAVTEEDEEVEPEEPEVPLRKSHAQFTEAEAAAYTGIPRNLPEAYDDADEHEDEPFSLRTLTMAHVLAEQGDIKGALDICDELDAAAQSENERRRIQDFRDSMTGTAKNAGQTSQTKEDAQPLQGKTKLINTLEMLAERLEARAAR, encoded by the coding sequence ATGAAGGCAAAGATTAAGTGGTATCAGGAAGTACTCGAGCTTGAACCCAGTTCCAAGGTTTTCTTCCCCCTTGCCAGACTGTTCGCTGACAACGACCAATACTCCGAAGCAGTGGCAACCCTCAAACAGGGGCTGGAGCGTCACCCTGAACATTTTGAAGCCCGCATGCTGCTTATTGACTGCCTTGGCAGAATAGGCGCCAAAGACAAGCTTGCCGAAGAAATTGCTTCTGTCGGACTGGTTTTGTCCAAATATCCTTCCTTCTGGAAAAACTGGGCTTCGGAACAGGCAGCTTCTCCGGACGGTAAAGATGCGGCACTTGCCCTTTCCTTTCTCTCCGCCACGTTCAGCAATTCCAGCATTTCATGGTCTTCCATCATCGAGCAGGGCCTGCGCAGTGTGCTGCATGGCAACCCTGCGGCAATGCCCGCTGCCGCTCAGGCTGCTGTAGTCCAGACGCCGATTTCCGCCCCCGCTGCTGTCTCTGCGGTAACAGAGGAAGATGAAGAGGTGGAACCGGAAGAACCTGAAGTTCCCCTCCGCAAAAGCCATGCGCAGTTTACCGAGGCAGAAGCCGCAGCATATACGGGGATACCCAGAAATCTGCCCGAAGCGTATGATGATGCCGACGAGCATGAAGATGAACCCTTTTCCCTGCGCACTCTGACCATGGCCCATGTGCTGGCAGAGCAGGGTGATATCAAGGGGGCTCTTGACATTTGCGACGAACTGGATGCCGCTGCTCAGTCGGAAAATGAGCGTCGCAGAATACAGGATTTTCGAGATTCCATGACTGGCACTGCCAAAAACGCAGGCCAAACCTCTCAGACAAAGGAAGATGCCCAGCCGCTGCAGGGCAAAACCAAGCTAATCAATACGTTGGAAATGCTGGCAGAAAGGCTTGAAGCACGCGCAGCCCGATAA
- a CDS encoding SPOR domain-containing protein: MRRFVTVAIMLALCITVLAGCKQAAKNVWKDTKKYYREYLNTPATLDFEPADAEPVEDRLASVYTPVGLALESFRRDMENQDQFPTEEWVQQMMTRYPWLNGIAVASPDGTVFMQKPEVSMKALNFAPLFAEDEKSGVREMRAYAENNPMGPEVYVGTPFFVNNEFKGMVVGHFDPRSLLSVCPDPARLVIIAPEGVLWSGHYIYDTTPLAKVDWKKAVESDSTDTVSNELGEFLWVSKYIGNMPLVFAATSSEFPIDPSQLNALARPEPVVEVPTVMPVPTNEAQENAASEASADQAGEVAAAPVLEAGMVQPTLNDSPGPAAPTRNAVYSVQVGAFHNPQYAEERAKLVTERGFSPCMMQLYDKQGQLWHVVEIFDSPDKVAAFKELRNFAKNAEGIEYTMGVLDAGVIERRKECR, encoded by the coding sequence GTGCGTCGTTTTGTGACTGTAGCCATCATGTTGGCTCTATGCATCACCGTGCTCGCCGGTTGCAAGCAAGCTGCGAAGAATGTCTGGAAGGACACCAAGAAATATTACCGGGAATACCTTAACACGCCTGCCACGCTTGATTTCGAGCCTGCAGACGCTGAACCCGTGGAAGATCGTCTCGCCTCGGTGTACACCCCGGTCGGACTGGCACTTGAGTCATTCCGCAGAGACATGGAAAATCAGGATCAGTTCCCGACTGAAGAATGGGTACAGCAGATGATGACCCGTTATCCGTGGTTGAACGGTATTGCCGTGGCATCTCCTGATGGTACCGTGTTCATGCAGAAGCCTGAAGTGAGCATGAAGGCCCTGAATTTCGCACCACTGTTCGCTGAAGACGAAAAGAGCGGTGTCCGTGAAATGCGTGCCTATGCCGAAAACAACCCCATGGGGCCGGAAGTGTATGTGGGCACCCCCTTCTTCGTGAACAACGAGTTCAAGGGCATGGTCGTCGGCCACTTTGACCCGCGCAGCCTTCTTTCCGTATGCCCGGATCCGGCGCGTCTCGTGATCATTGCACCGGAAGGTGTTCTCTGGTCCGGACACTACATTTACGACACTACCCCGTTGGCCAAGGTCGACTGGAAGAAGGCCGTGGAGTCCGACTCCACGGATACCGTCTCGAACGAGCTGGGTGAATTCCTCTGGGTATCCAAGTATATCGGCAATATGCCTCTGGTTTTTGCCGCCACATCCAGCGAATTCCCCATCGACCCCAGCCAGCTAAACGCGCTTGCGCGTCCTGAACCTGTTGTCGAGGTTCCTACGGTCATGCCCGTACCGACCAACGAAGCTCAGGAAAACGCTGCTTCGGAGGCATCGGCAGATCAGGCAGGCGAGGTTGCTGCTGCACCGGTCCTTGAAGCCGGAATGGTTCAGCCGACCCTGAATGATAGCCCCGGACCTGCCGCTCCGACCAGAAATGCTGTCTATTCCGTGCAGGTTGGTGCCTTCCACAACCCGCAGTATGCGGAAGAGCGTGCAAAGCTCGTTACCGAGCGCGGTTTTTCTCCCTGCATGATGCAGCTCTATGACAAGCAGGGCCAGCTGTGGCACGTGGTGGAAATTTTTGATTCGCCTGACAAGGTTGCCGCGTTCAAGGAACTTCGCAACTTTGCCAAGAATGCTGAAGGGATCGAGTACACCATGGGTGTTCTTGATGCCGGAGTGATTGAGCGTAGAAAAGAATGCCGTTAG
- the fbp gene encoding class 1 fructose-bisphosphatase, with protein MRQVTVTEHVLLHQTKSPAASGKFTTLLYDLILSAKMIARSVNKAGLLDILGATGETNVQGEQVQKLDEYANRTLIHRMERTGVLCAMASEENADIIKVPERFKRGEYILIFDPLDGSSNIDVNINVGTIFSILKRTSPNDEDVTLADILQSGTEQVAAGYFLYGPSTMLVYTSGEGVHGFTLDPTVGEFLLSHPDIRIPERGKVYSVNESYYHYWDEPTRKIIEYFKSKDNERGAPYSLRYVGSLVADFHRNLLNGGIFMYPVDHRIPHKPQGKLRLMCEASPLAFVAEQAGGAATDGKRRILEIKPGELHERVPLFIGSAKDVEHVAKMYEEAGQ; from the coding sequence ATGCGTCAGGTTACTGTAACCGAACATGTCTTGCTGCATCAGACAAAGTCTCCTGCGGCTTCTGGTAAATTCACGACTTTGCTGTATGACCTCATCCTGTCTGCCAAGATGATCGCCCGCAGCGTCAACAAGGCTGGTCTGCTGGATATTCTCGGCGCCACCGGCGAAACCAACGTGCAGGGTGAACAGGTCCAGAAGCTGGACGAATACGCCAACCGGACCCTCATCCACCGCATGGAACGCACCGGTGTTCTGTGCGCCATGGCCTCGGAAGAAAACGCCGATATCATCAAGGTTCCCGAGCGCTTTAAACGCGGAGAATACATTCTTATTTTCGACCCGCTTGACGGCTCCTCGAACATTGATGTGAACATCAACGTCGGTACCATATTCTCCATACTCAAGCGCACCTCACCCAACGACGAGGACGTGACTCTGGCCGATATTCTGCAGAGCGGTACGGAGCAGGTGGCCGCAGGTTATTTCCTGTACGGTCCCTCCACGATGCTCGTATACACGTCCGGCGAGGGCGTTCACGGCTTCACTCTTGATCCCACCGTGGGCGAATTTCTGCTTTCGCATCCGGATATCCGCATTCCAGAGCGCGGCAAGGTCTACTCGGTCAATGAATCGTACTATCACTACTGGGATGAACCCACCCGCAAGATCATTGAATACTTCAAGAGCAAGGATAACGAACGCGGCGCTCCCTATTCGTTGCGCTACGTTGGCTCCCTTGTGGCGGACTTTCATCGCAACCTGCTCAACGGCGGTATTTTCATGTATCCTGTCGACCATCGCATACCGCACAAGCCGCAGGGCAAACTGCGCCTCATGTGCGAAGCCTCACCCCTCGCCTTTGTGGCAGAGCAGGCAGGCGGTGCGGCCACGGATGGCAAACGCCGCATTCTTGAAATAAAGCCCGGCGAACTGCACGAACGTGTGCCGCTCTTTATCGGATCGGCAAAAGATGTAGAACACGTGGCCAAGATGTACGAAGAAGCAGGGCAGTAG
- the tsaD gene encoding tRNA (adenosine(37)-N6)-threonylcarbamoyltransferase complex transferase subunit TsaD produces the protein MLTLGIETSCDETALALVRDGKLLHSVMSTQIDIHALFGGVVPELASREHYRLIGRLYDELLEKSGVTTADIDVVAVSRGPGLLGSLLVGLGFAKGLVAAGNARLVGINHLHAHLLAPGLEEDLIFPAAGLLVSGGHTHIYRIEGPDNFSLLGRTLDDAAGEAFDKVAKMLNMPYPGGRYIDRLGRMAEPESSLFTRPYLDNDNLDFSFSGLKTAVGLYIQKNPHLILASQDMASRLFDESMDVSGLAHLCASFNHTVSETLRIKVERAIGHMKARGEAPRSLIVAGGVAANSRVREAMDGVAKRFGIRLSLPSLFLCTDNGAMVAYAGELLAAKGMHHGLDLDAIPRGQKIPDDYLREVH, from the coding sequence ATGCTTACTCTCGGCATCGAAACTTCCTGTGACGAAACGGCACTGGCTCTTGTGCGCGACGGCAAGCTGCTGCATAGCGTCATGTCCACCCAGATAGATATCCATGCTCTCTTCGGTGGCGTAGTGCCTGAACTGGCCTCCCGCGAGCATTACAGGCTCATAGGTCGCCTGTATGACGAGTTGCTTGAAAAATCGGGTGTGACAACGGCAGACATTGACGTTGTGGCTGTTTCCAGAGGTCCGGGCCTTCTCGGCAGTCTGCTTGTGGGACTGGGCTTTGCAAAAGGGCTTGTCGCTGCAGGCAATGCCCGGCTTGTGGGCATAAACCATCTGCACGCCCACCTGCTTGCCCCCGGCCTTGAAGAGGACCTGATCTTTCCCGCTGCCGGGCTGCTCGTATCCGGCGGTCACACGCATATCTACCGCATAGAGGGGCCGGATAATTTCTCCCTGCTGGGCAGAACCCTTGATGATGCCGCAGGTGAAGCCTTTGATAAGGTTGCGAAGATGCTGAACATGCCGTATCCAGGCGGCCGGTACATCGACCGGCTGGGCAGGATGGCGGAACCGGAATCTTCTCTGTTCACCAGACCCTATCTGGACAACGACAATCTCGATTTCAGCTTCAGCGGCCTGAAGACGGCTGTGGGGCTGTATATTCAGAAGAATCCTCACCTCATACTTGCTTCGCAGGACATGGCTTCCCGCCTTTTTGACGAAAGCATGGACGTATCGGGCCTTGCTCACCTGTGTGCTTCATTCAACCATACTGTTTCGGAAACGCTGCGCATCAAGGTTGAGCGGGCTATCGGCCACATGAAAGCCAGAGGAGAGGCCCCCAGATCGCTCATTGTCGCCGGCGGTGTTGCGGCCAACAGCAGAGTGCGCGAGGCCATGGATGGCGTGGCAAAGCGTTTCGGCATACGCCTTTCGCTGCCTTCGCTCTTTCTATGCACTGATAACGGTGCCATGGTGGCGTATGCGGGAGAATTGCTCGCAGCAAAGGGAATGCATCACGGACTTGATCTGGATGCCATTCCCCGTGGACAAAAGATTCCTGATGACTATCTGAGGGAAGTGCATTGA
- the trxA gene encoding thioredoxin, whose translation MAVQVTDSNFEAEILKSNIPALVDFWAPWCGPCRAMGPVIDELAAEFEGKVRIAKMNVDENPATPSKYGIRAIPTIILFKNGEVVEQITGAVSKSSIKDMISQKALG comes from the coding sequence ATGGCAGTTCAGGTAACCGACAGCAATTTCGAAGCTGAAATTCTCAAGTCCAATATTCCCGCTCTTGTTGATTTCTGGGCGCCCTGGTGTGGCCCCTGCCGTGCAATGGGTCCGGTCATTGACGAACTGGCCGCCGAATTTGAAGGCAAGGTTCGCATCGCCAAGATGAACGTTGACGAAAACCCCGCTACCCCCAGCAAGTACGGTATCCGCGCTATCCCCACCATCATTCTGTTCAAGAACGGTGAAGTTGTGGAGCAGATTACCGGCGCTGTATCCAAGAGCAGCATTAAGGACATGATCTCCCAGAAGGCTCTCGGCTAA